Below is a window of Cataglyphis hispanica isolate Lineage 1 chromosome 2, ULB_Chis1_1.0, whole genome shotgun sequence DNA.
AATGAGACGCGAAAAGTATGTTTTCCaaaagtttgtaaaatttgcaatattaaaaagcttgcaaattttttatcgagcaTCAAGATGACTGCGACGAGGATGCGTATGTTcccgtcaaaaaaaaaaaaaaaaaatagagtgcAGTCTGTTATAGAATCAGTTTTCCCGTCTCATCTTACAGCGTCGTAAATTTCGTCCTCGATATCGGCGCGAATATCCGGATATCGTATCGGCTCAACTAGTACACACTCGATAGGCTTATGGGCTTTTCAATTTCGTTCCTAGCCGAGTGAGTTCCATACGGCGGCACATACAAACAGCTATTGCGAGACCTCTACGTGTATGGGATCCGTTGAAATTTTTCGGGATGTGTTTCGGAGAGGGGAAAGGCAGGGACCATTATGGCTTTCCCTCCCATTTCTTGAATGCACGATATCCCGGACGAAGGCAAGAGAATGGCTAATGTTGCCCGCAAtggaaatggaaaaataatctGCCCGAATGCAATACCAGTCCCGACGCATCTTGGGAATTTATCACGGAGATGTGAAGCTATATTACATACAAACGTTTGTCGCATAGGTAATGcactgtttttattatttttatttaatttattcctcTTTGTAAAATTTCCGGTTTTTAATcgagaagcaaaaaaaaaaaaattttaattgttatcaaCGTGTTGAAAAatcgttattataattttatgacaaatgaCTTATCAAACACACAATGTAGTATCGTATAAaaagtgattaattaaaaagaactcGATCCATTAGTCTCGCAATCTCTTTGCAATAGAAGAAGGGTCTACAACATTCGTGCGAAAACTTGTAACAATCTTATGCAAATTCCAAGTTCTAGAACAATACCACGTTATACTACCGTTTGTACATGTCGACCGAAAGACTCGAGGCGCTCGATAGCCGCAATGGCTTGATGCTAAATTGAGAAACTTTCAGAAAGTATAATACCCCTTATGTACTCCGCAGAGCTGATCAACAATATAACTCTCCTTATATCTATAAAGAAGATACCAAAACTCGTGTAAttcctttaaattataaatatcttgacaattttgtaagaaagcctttttcttaagaaagaaattacattaacaACTATCATTTATcgcaattctttaatattaaatattttaatattttaatagctaGATTTTCAATTAACATTCTATTAAAAGTTCCTTAGAAATCTAccactaaattaaattttattatatatttgtatctgtaaaatttgatttactgaatttaatgataaaattttattatattgtaaaaagttgCGAACAACTGGCAATAATtgcagaataataattaaagcattGTTgctaacaaattataaatatatgttgcgtgtgtgtatatatgtatgatggaaaatcaaaaaatagagaatCTGAATTGAAGATACACTCTcgcaatctttaattattctttgcatgtatatgtatatatattaaaagattactaCGCAAACGATATAAACTCACGGAAATGAACAGTAAAGTTTCTTAATAACCGTTGACGTCGACACCGCGTGGCAATTCCTTAAATCGATAGAGAAACCCTGTTTTATGAACTAACGGATTAGAAACAAACTCCTTCcgctttaattaaatgctacagaaattacattaatcgtgttaaaaataagttttaattataaacaaaattaagtCTTTAAACtgcagataattttaatataaaacagcagtatatgtattaaatttatactttataatattatattgcatttttaatgtgatgcaaacaattatgtataataaaactattataatattacttgtttaagtaaatttttataggcATATACAacacgaaaaatattatatatatttgcttaagctttgtgtaattataaatagaaaagttctgtgttatatgttatattttatataaatatataatataatataaaatgaatgaaaaagagattataaaaaattattattttaagtaatatataaaaaattgaatataaaaatacaaaaatataaaaaacaaaaattttgccCCCAGAGAGATTTGAACTCTCGACCCCTGGTTTACAAGACCAGTGCTCTAACCCCTGAGCTATGGAGGCTTCTGTCGTCTCTTCCGATATACTGAAAGTAATACtgaattaatcatatttaatgcattaagtgagaaaaaattattttaatagcaatatttaatgctatcttattttgtatcatataatagaatattgaatttaaaaaataaaaaatatttcatataaagtatttaagagaaatataaaaaaatacatattgttattttcactttatttttcagacattgtaattttaaattttctttgtctttcaaatcttttttaataaataaaagcatacATAAAATTAGCATTAAAACAAtggattattttgaaatttcctgcaaaaaaaaatataaaatatatcgcgacaaagagaaaatcgtttatgtatataaaaaataacaagaatttattttacaatatagtagctattccattttttctaaattaaaagaattcgcTAATGTATCTCTTAATgcttttaattcttcttttcattGATGCGTTgccataattgattaaataataaatatttatttaataatgtatatttataatgatgtaTTCGcatatattactatatgcATATGCATATTCGGTgcttcatattttatgtatttgtaagatctatattttatatgtaggACCTCGAATCTGCTAAGAGTTGCTTTTTATGACTAAAATCATACGTTTATTTCgcagttataattttttcagtttGATAATTATCTAGTCCTATCCTTTACACTACTCGTGTAAACTTTAAGATaaggataaattaaaatttcatgttaATCTTGCCTggatttaatttgtaaaaatttctttattgttattgaatattattatcatatactgTAAACGTTATTCTCACAAATTTAGTTTTCTTCcgaaatgcaataaaaaatcgaaaagcGATCTGTCGAAGATATAGAGCATCTTTTGGTTTCTTACAAAAGAGAGAGTTTTTAGAAGCAAAATAACTGCGCGCGATTCGCAGGATGATTTCTGATGATGCTGCAATTTTTTACGCATAGGAATACAACGCGCCTATCGGAGAATCCTCTTTGCAAAAATGCTgaacaaaatgaaatattatttaataataataatgtaactaAATTCCCcgtttcgaaattaaaaactttagcCACCGGAAATTAAAGCGCAGGCAAGAAGCTAACGAACTATGATCAAGAACTAATTAAGTTCTGACAAGGCTAATTAGGAACGGATCGTACCGTTCGTCGACTCACGAGAATCATATACAGAGCGCGCTAATTTGATCtatgtataacaatatattacatttaaaaaaagagcatAAAAAGATGCGAGTATTTTGAATCATTCTATGGATTTATGCTCCAtgagaaaaaaggaataaaatgcTCTTAAAACGGTGGAAAAACGTTCGTTTGCCTCAAGTTATAAAGCACATTCATTACATTCTCGTAATCCTGCCCTTTGACTGCAAAGCTTTGCGTTTCGAAACTCGAGCTTGTCAAAGTATCTCTTATCATTGCTGTCACGACCAGATAACAGGCGAATCTATCCGTCATCAACGTATATTGTatcaattgtataatataacttaaaattcataatgtttaatattacaacgtaatatgtaacattacagcgaaattaataaaaaaaaacaaacatgtATACGGAACATATCCGGGAAATCAATAATCGAGTTTAATACCAAGACATTTGCTTCCACATGTATACTATGTATTTCTCAACCACATATGAATTTCTCCCCGATCTCCCGTTATAAATTTTCGCTTAtagaaataaacatttatagaaataaacacTTAAAACTGAAATACGAGCGCAAACAATTTCGTTgttgaaaatgtaattttgtagatatattctaaaagaagaaattgtgtataaaaatagatgttTTATCAGATTCtattaactaattaattgtaattaacaaACATACAACATGCATTTTTTACCCATTTTTCCTAGAATAAGTCaagatcataaaaaatattcagattatatataatataattaaaattctaccGTCTTCTTGAAAAAACTAAAAACAGTTACAAAGCATATTTTTTCGTATCCACCgtacgattttttaaaataccttTGAACCCGCAGAAATATTCctcatcaaatattataatttaaacgacATTGTTTTACAACGCAATTAGTCCGACCCATCCTATTTAGTTATCCATATTctacatattcaatattactgCTTTTCTTGCACGGTGAATCGACGATATAACTGCCGGCGTATGATAAACGATTCGCGACATTATAAGCGCAATTTGCCATTCGCAGGGAAATTAACATCATGTAACGATCGTGGTGTAATCAAGGACGCGGCATTACACAAaatgtaaatacaattttgttgTCGATTACTTGCAGCGCATGTAGCGCAAGtttgcaagaaaaatctaTCAGGATATAACGggatttatatgataaactaTCTTCTGATAAACCGAAGatctcatctctctctttctcttcttctctttttttctatctctttctctccttgtATGCATTATAAAACGCGCTCATATAACGGGGATCACGCGtctcgaaaataatttgctgTGTAGATTTTTATAACAGCTGCATATTTTTACAGCAATAtagtttatgataaaatttatacttgaaTACATTATACGTGTGTATACTTGATGCTTTAAACATGTgattttcacaatttaaaagaaactagaataaaaatttcaaacgcTTCaagattttgaatttatatttgctaatatatcaagatataagcaatattttttttgggaagcaattaaaaataaaaaattttacgcagAATCGAGTATATAAAATGAGACatctaaaaacaaataagaaaatcaTCTCTCTTcgttaaaatcaaaatgtttaatttaattggatacattataatttcagaattaataacaagtatatatatatttattacaagctgaagaaaaaaattgcccCACGAGCAatgctaaagaaaaatttatgtcaaacTTGCGTGTTAAAACAGAATCTgtcatcaaaatttaatcactCAATTTAAAGCATCTTcgagaataataaagttgtGTTAACTTACTTTGATAGGTCGAACCGGCGATCCGGAAACAACCCAGAATCAAAAGTTTATGTTATCCAGTTCGCGCGCGAGCCTCAGAGTGATTTCCAGGGTAGAAGTGTCATTGTGCCATTTGGCGGAAGACGCATTGGGATTCACTGGATGCGGTGTCGGTAGGTGCAGCCGATATCTATGGTAGAATTGCGACTTAGTTTTACTCGCGCCGGGCAGATAGATTTACAGCCTCTCGTAAAATTGTCAAAGAAAGTAGATGTACGCGCACGCCTGTCGAAGTCAACACCAGATCGGACTCCGACGCGTCGTACGGTAATAAATTTTCCGTCTCACCTTGAGCTGCGCACGTCGATCGCTTCGGATTCCACGGAGAGCTCCACATTTTCCCGCGTTTCCTGGGGCAATTTCACCAGCACCGACAGCCATTCACAGGATGCCGTACTTGGCGTTTTAAAGCTCATCTAAATAGCAATTCGTCCGTCTTCAAGACTGCTTGCGATTTACACGTAATGTGTCAATCGGAATAAATTGTATTCGCGTTTCGCGCAAAGTTTCGATTTAAGAAGGAATAACCGAGAAATTGTTAAGTTTCTTATCTTTTCAGAAGTAAAGATTGATGATCCGCTtcatatttaacttatttttatgtatgtttatTATGTGATAATGTTTAAACTCGTCAAAAAGATAATAGactattacataaataaaaattagaataaaattaccaTTTTTgcgttacaataaaaatacaaactaCAGCGCGAACTCTGccaaattttctctatattgtagagaaagaaagaaaggagatGTAACTTACTCCCAGATAAACATCCTCTGCCGTCACTGCTTGCTTGAACTTTATCTCGTATTCGGGCACCTGTCTCGGATCATAATCCTGCGCATTTCGAGTATCAAGAGCTTCCGAGGGATGCCAAATGTCATCGCCAGCGCCTTTAAGCGGCGCATGTGGTCCTGTTGCTGCAACATCCTCGAAAGAATCGCTCGAGGCGCCAATATCGCTCGGTCCTTAAAcagatatttcattttcaattagTTAAATGTCATTATATCTCCCGAACAATAGACGAGTAATGATTACGTTATCTTGAGAATAACACGCGCGCgagtaaaatctatataaaatattacgtcatgtaatatttatgtgagtgtaaattatttaaatataattcaaaacaaatatacaattaaatataatgatttataattgtataataattgtataattgtattataattttataatgtagcATTACATAATAACCATCTTAGTGCAACCTtacaattagaattaattattgacaGTATTTATACAACAAGTTATGTTACATTGCTGTGTTACGTgtattctttcataaaatattattatctataatgaCGCTGATTTATGAATAAGAAATCAAAACGCATATAAAAACTTGCCTATAATCAAtacactatattatatattcaatactaGCAATCTTGCAATATCTACTTAAAacgaaatcatttaaaaaattctttctcctattttattgtattttatttttattaattcctttGTAAATCAGCAAATTTCACCTCTATGATTACCTCGAATAATAACTGAATGTCGAAATATAAGATGTCCCAAAATATCTCCAAATGTTCTTTTAATAGCAAATTCTCTGGCCAAATTCAAAAacgattcttttatttattgttagcaaaaatatcacgaaaaagcataaattttttcaagtttccaatttttttttatcacatatgtTTCTAAgcctgaaattaaaattttattaaaataaattcaatttaaagtttgtttaaaattaaaaaatatatatttgttaaacttttaatttcacaatataataaatatattttaataatttttttcaatcgctTGTGTaactcaatatttatatactaagGAAAAAtcgtttcaaaattaaaaggaaaatcTGTTTCTAAGAGGACATCTGATAGTTTTAAAACACCCTATATAcaaacacgcgcgcgcgcgcgcgcacttacatatatattatatttactgttTTATAcgctaattaataaattgcacaCAATTGCAACTCTCTTTATTCTCGGCCAGAAATAATATCCCAaacaatatattgaattaaaagcaACGAAATTTCAGCTCAGCTCGAAATTGCTCGCGGGAAATTGGCCGACGGGTtgcaataacaaattttactttaccTCTATATAATCAATCGGTTTTGTAAGCGTAAACCTACCTAACTTTCTCGCGCCCGCTTGCGGTAAATCGTCCTCGACGTCGGAATCATCCTTGGGCGGGCAGATTAAATCCTGTAACGCCTGTAAATCCCTCGGAGTAAAACAACCGTCCATCCCGATGTGCGACAGATCCACTATGGAAGCAATAACAAACTGCCGTCGCTATGGCAACGCATTTACAGTTTTCCGATAATAATGGCGGTTAATTTGAACATAGACTGAGAAATTGTACGCCTGtcatatcgcgcgcgcgcgcgcgcagaacgaagaaaaaacagctgtttattattaaattaatataaactcctatataaaattctatttcagTCATCATATCATgaagatgataataaaattcaaagtttCCTAACAAAAAAGAGTATcaataaaaagagacaaaaaatagaaagagagagagagagagagagagagagggagagggagagggagagagagggagagagagagagagagagaaagatagagagagagagattttaaattagaaaagattaaaaatataaagaatataacaaaaaagagaaaagcgtatagaaattataaatatataaataaataaaaaaggtaaaatattaaaaattattaacgcgTATATGATATCCAAGTATAAATCACGCGAAATTACACCATATTTAAGAAAGTGATGCCTTCCCgttctttataataatcaatctttCAAATCAAGCAAGTagtttcgaaataaatttgttatttaagaCTTACATTTGTTCAACATAGCACTTTCGCACTTATGCAACTTATAATAACTTTCTACGAAATATCCGTTgtaaaacagagagaaaggTGATCTTCGGAACTGTTGCCAACGTAGTATTTCCTTCGTCTATGTTACCAACTCTCGTTTAGTATCGCCATCTACATTCATTATACATTATGCGAAACTGTGCAGTCACGATCATTTTTCGACTGTCGTTAAAATCATCGTTTGGTTCGTATCCATACTAAAATAAACGTCCGCGAAAAACGCTATAGTATGGCCGTTCGCAGATTTCTCCCCAATtacgtgaaaaataatttaaaaaatcttcattTTACATACGCAAGCATTGACGaagtaatacaatatttatagattgtaTTGCTTGTAtgaattgaaatttctttttaaatatatttttataaaaactttaataattctaatttttatttaaaatacgaggttttttgaaaatgtcatGTCAATAAAATTCTGTGCGATAAAACACATtaggataattaaaatcttctttggttaaatttatttctagatTAAATTTACTAACtagtatacaatttaatttcaattataattcgttcgattagaattttatatttacctaatgaaaaattctcataatatatatacaatatattaaatctattaaatgatttattgtaaatgcaatttatacataaattacttCATATccttaagaaaattaagataaatataaaatattccaaatttctttcaaaaatcaatctaaattttatatatattaacgattatttttttggcCAGAAATCTGTGGTATAAATcgcagattttttatttaacgagaaataaaacttaaatcgacacaaaacaatatattgcatatataaataataataaggataaatataaaaaggataTCTCTAGAAGTAAAAAAACAACCGGTCTTGTAGCACAtacattgatttattatacgtaGATTGTTCATAGCTTAttgtttctctattttttttatagcaacaGCAAATATACTATAGTTTGGTCAGATTAACAAATGTTATCTCTCCAATCTGCCGTAGATGTGATTATTCATGTCGATACACCGGATATAACACGAATAACCGAGCCTGTATACATCATAGGCAGGTTgtgacatataatatatggagGCCTGATCAATCATCCGGACATGATGGTCTCCGTTTAAATTTGGTTGCCAGTGttgtgattaaatttttgataatcatTTTCATAATCGAAGACACATCCAAGAGAGGTCTAGTTAGATAATTAACTAAGTTCACAGCGCGTACTAAAAG
It encodes the following:
- the LOC126857625 gene encoding dynein axonemal assembly factor 6, which produces MDGCFTPRDLQALQDLICPPKDDSDVEDDLPQAGARKLGPSDIGASSDSFEDVAATGPHAPLKGAGDDIWHPSEALDTRNAQDYDPRQVPEYEIKFKQAVTAEDVYLGMSFKTPSTASCEWLSVLVKLPQETRENVELSVESEAIDVRSSRYRLHLPTPHPVNPNASSAKWHNDTSTLEITLRLARELDNINF